The Dyella caseinilytica genome has a window encoding:
- a CDS encoding M14 family metallopeptidase has translation MTALLAPYPIGTSGQPWGESEKAAWLARQSWQRSYETDVLDAIERLRSRFDVSEYGRLNYVPASYPLLAIRSRDWRDDLPTMLVTGGVHGYETSGVHGALRFAEQHAADYSGQANILIAPCVSPWAYERIQRWNPHAIDPNRSFRADSPAGESAALLALIAPLHGRILMHIDLHETTDTDETEFRLALAARDGVAFEPGEIPDGFYLVDDTENPQPAFQHAVLAAVAKVTHIEPADAKDEIIGSPVVAPGVIRYPLVKLGLCAGISGARYTTTTEVYPDSPRATPEQCVAAQVAAVRAAVDYALANAV, from the coding sequence CAGCCTTGGGGCGAATCGGAGAAAGCCGCGTGGCTGGCGCGCCAATCCTGGCAGCGAAGCTACGAAACGGATGTGCTTGACGCGATCGAGCGTTTGCGTTCCCGCTTCGACGTGTCGGAATACGGGCGCCTGAATTACGTCCCGGCCAGCTACCCGTTGCTGGCAATCCGATCTCGCGACTGGCGTGACGATTTGCCGACCATGCTGGTGACCGGCGGCGTGCACGGCTATGAAACCAGTGGTGTACACGGCGCTCTGCGCTTCGCTGAGCAACACGCTGCCGATTACAGCGGACAGGCCAATATCCTGATCGCGCCGTGTGTGAGTCCGTGGGCTTATGAGCGGATTCAACGCTGGAATCCGCATGCCATCGATCCGAACCGCTCGTTCCGTGCGGACAGTCCCGCCGGGGAGTCCGCGGCGTTATTGGCTCTGATTGCACCTCTGCATGGCCGCATTCTGATGCATATCGACCTGCACGAGACGACGGATACCGATGAGACCGAATTCCGGCTCGCATTGGCGGCCCGCGATGGCGTCGCTTTCGAGCCGGGGGAAATTCCGGATGGTTTCTATCTGGTCGATGACACCGAGAATCCGCAGCCAGCGTTCCAGCATGCAGTATTGGCCGCGGTAGCGAAGGTGACGCACATCGAGCCTGCTGATGCGAAGGACGAAATCATTGGTTCGCCGGTGGTGGCGCCAGGTGTGATCCGTTATCCGCTGGTGAAGCTCGGCCTCTGCGCTGGTATTTCTGGTGCGCGTTACACAACCACGACCGAAGTTTATCCGGACAGTCCGCGCGCTACGCCGGAGCAGTGTGTTGCTGCGCAAGTGGCGGCAGTGCGTGCGGCAGTGGATTACGCATTAGCGAATGCGGTGTGA
- a CDS encoding ATP-grasp domain-containing protein — protein MQHSVLIFAPDTDPHACAVAWALEQQGVATVLAPSLQAKPGFHYSFHINAENEQLQDTTLSGRRISAVWNRRLHDPQPTCAEEDSAFAALEWRMFQRNLFSLADAYGDALWINRVPEAIRAEHKLVQLSVARRLGLPFPETVVTTDANQVDALRKKWGRIIFKSFLIHQWEDQETGKKHAVGVTLLDERSDLPAESIAVCPGIYQRYIEKSCDIRVTIMGQHLFALSLRKTASGGFVDWRPYSNAPELKAEAITLPAHVEDKLRALMRELGLVLGCIDLAVDHDGNYYFLEVNQAGQFLFVEDMCPAYPVLQTMTALLASGQPNADIKALKNVTMSQFRASEAYAKLKQRVTTIKPEKQLFTLE, from the coding sequence ATGCAACACAGCGTGCTGATATTTGCGCCGGATACGGATCCACATGCCTGCGCCGTAGCCTGGGCGCTGGAACAGCAGGGTGTCGCAACCGTCCTGGCACCTTCACTGCAAGCCAAGCCGGGATTTCACTACAGTTTTCACATCAACGCCGAAAACGAACAGTTGCAGGACACCACGTTGTCCGGGCGTCGTATCAGCGCCGTCTGGAATCGACGACTGCACGATCCGCAACCTACCTGCGCTGAAGAAGACAGCGCCTTTGCAGCCCTGGAATGGCGCATGTTCCAGCGCAACCTGTTTAGCCTGGCTGATGCCTATGGCGACGCGTTATGGATCAATCGTGTCCCGGAGGCGATCCGCGCGGAGCATAAGCTGGTGCAGCTCAGCGTCGCCCGTCGGCTCGGCTTGCCCTTCCCCGAAACCGTCGTCACCACCGATGCCAACCAAGTCGACGCCCTGCGAAAAAAATGGGGACGCATCATCTTCAAGAGTTTTCTGATTCATCAGTGGGAAGATCAGGAGACCGGCAAGAAGCACGCTGTCGGCGTAACCCTGCTTGATGAACGCAGCGACTTGCCGGCTGAATCCATCGCCGTTTGTCCCGGCATCTATCAACGCTATATCGAAAAGTCCTGTGATATCCGCGTCACCATCATGGGACAGCACCTGTTTGCGCTGAGCCTACGCAAAACCGCGAGCGGCGGCTTTGTCGATTGGCGCCCATACAGCAACGCCCCCGAACTCAAGGCCGAGGCCATAACGCTGCCTGCGCACGTCGAGGACAAGTTGCGCGCGCTGATGCGCGAGCTTGGCCTTGTCTTAGGCTGCATCGACTTGGCCGTGGATCACGACGGAAACTATTACTTTCTGGAAGTAAACCAGGCAGGCCAATTCCTGTTTGTCGAGGACATGTGTCCCGCCTACCCCGTGTTGCAGACCATGACGGCGCTACTGGCAAGCGGCCAGCCCAACGCTGACATCAAGGCCCTGAAAAACGTGACCATGTCGCAATTTCGCGCTTCCGAAGCGTATGCCAAATTGAAGCAAAGGGTGACCACGATCAAGCCGGAAAAACAGCTTTTTACGCTGGAATAG